The DNA window AGTGTTTATGTTTGTTGTACTAGTATCTACACTACATGGTACAGTTGAGGCTGGTATTTGTAGAGGCGCTCCTTATCTATCAAGTCTTAACTGTACAACAATAATAGCAGACTGAGCAGTCGGAAACTACGAATTACAagtttttgaccaaaaaaaggaaaaaataggaaTTGCACGTAATGGATTACGCAAGGTTCTTGACAAGTATGAAGCAGATTTCGTCCACTCTCTGCATTCATGTGCTGAGATACCAAAGAGTAAATACCCAAACAAAAATAACGATCAATAAAATTTTCTAGTATCTCTTAATTAACATATAACAACAAAGTTTGATGTCCCTTTCAATTTCAAGTGTCAAGAACGAACTTTGCTTTGTGCTTTCAGGATTAGATGTTGACAAGCaaatttgttctttttataTCTCTCTTCCTCTTCTATCCTTTCAATCACATGATTACTTGTTCTTTGACGTTGTAGACTAGTATTTATTAGTTAGGCAGGCATGTCACTCCAGGACTATATAAGGAGATAATTACCTGTTCAAATTTGTTCACCCCAGACAttcaggaaaaaagaaaaaggaaaaagatggCAGATTTGTTCCTCAATCAGGCAGAGCAATACTCTGTATCTAGGCCgaattatccacaagaattgtTCCATTTTATTGCATCCAAGACACCCCACCATGACCTTGCCTGGGATGTGGGCACTGGCAGTGGCCAGGCAACATTATCTGTAAGTACAATTTCTCTTGTCTTCGCCATGTGCAGCAACTCTTTTTCTTGCAATTAGAAAGGCCAATTAAAAGCCTGAATGCATTctataatttatgttaaatgaTTTCGGCTAGCAAAGATATTCAAGAATGTAATTGCCACTGATACTAGCCAAAAACAACTTCAATATGCTCCCAAGCTCCCAAATGTTCGATATCGGTCTACATCTCCAGCCATGTCAGCAGAAGAGCTCGAAAGGGATGTTGCTAAACCAGATACTGTGGACCTGGTGACCATTGGCCAAGCCATCCATTGGTTTGATCTTCCTACTTTCTTCCAGCAAGTGAAATTGGTACTGAAGAGACCTCAGGGAGTAATATCAGCTTGGTGCTACACTACCCCACAGGTGAATGATAGAGTTGATGCTGTGTTTACACAGTTTTACTTTGTTGATTCCAGGCCTTATTGGCACCCTGGAAGAAATCTGGTGTTTGACAAGTATGAAAGCATGGAATTTCCATTTTTGCCAGTAGATGGAGCTGAGCAAACTGGGCCATTTGAATTCATAACTGAAAAATTGATGGATTTGGATGATTATCTTCGGTATGCAAAATCAGGTTCAGCATATCAAACAGCACTGGAGAAGGGTATCGATCTCTTGAGCGAGGATGTGATTGAGGAATTTACGTCTGCTTGGAATGAAGATGGCAGCAATCAAAAGAGCGTTAAATTCCCTGTTTATCTCAGGATTGGCAAAGTGGGAAAGTA is part of the Coffea eugenioides isolate CCC68of chromosome 6, Ceug_1.0, whole genome shotgun sequence genome and encodes:
- the LOC113776247 gene encoding putative methyltransferase DDB_G0268948 gives rise to the protein MADLFLNQAEQYSVSRPNYPQELFHFIASKTPHHDLAWDVGTGSGQATLSVTKIFKNVIATDTSQKQLQYAPKLPNVRYRSTSPAMSAEELERDVAKPDTVDLVTIGQAIHWFDLPTFFQQVKLVLKRPQGVISAWCYTTPQVNDRVDAVFTQFYFVDSRPYWHPGRNLVFDKYESMEFPFLPVDGAEQTGPFEFITEKLMDLDDYLRYAKSGSAYQTALEKGIDLLSEDVIEEFTSAWNEDGSNQKSVKFPVYLRIGKVGK